The following are encoded together in the Mesoplodon densirostris isolate mMesDen1 chromosome 2, mMesDen1 primary haplotype, whole genome shotgun sequence genome:
- the TEX38 gene encoding testis-expressed protein 38: MDSQREDLSLPGAWVPPYFGFLGLCSVMTGGCVLFLHWRKNLRREKRAQEWMEVMRAATFTYSPLLYWINKRRHYGMNAAINTGPPPDATKSETDTQDSDHPWELDVPEIRSYATRDSSPKVEAPSPLQPAVQLISQQPLPSPVLQPQASSQLPIHIFQEVPFSLSLCNLPPVLNHSVSYPSATCPERNIHFHSLPTLAHGDHCLNAKLSASELGAEGIGAVQEMELTSGRWY; encoded by the exons ATGGATTCCCAAAGGGAGGACCTCAGCCTCCCTGGTG CATGGGTGCCACCGTACTTTGGATTCCTGGGGCTGTGTTCTGTGATGACCGGCGGCTGCGTTCTTTTTCTGCACTGGAGGAAGAACCTGCGGCGGGAAAAGCGTGCCCAGGAGTGGATGGAGGTGATGCGAGCAGCCACATTTACCTACAGCCCGCTGTTGTACTGGATTAACAAGCGACGGCACTACGGCATGAACGCAGCCATCAACACGGGCCCTCCCCCTGATGCCACCAAGAGCGAGACTGACACCCAGGATTCAGATCACCCGTGGGAGTTGGACGTCCCTGAGATCAGGAGCTATGCTACTCGAGACAGCAGCCCCAAGGTGGaggcccccagccccctgcaacCTGCAGTGCAGCTGATCTCACAGCAGCCCCTACCTTCCCCGGTGctgcagccccaggccagctcccAACTCCCGATTCACATTTTTCAGGAGGTGCCCTTTTCCCTCTCGCTGTGTAACCTACCCCCAGTGCTGAACCACTCAGTCTCCTACCCTTCGGCCACTTGTCCTGAAAGGAACATCCACTTCCATTCCCTCCCCACACTGGCCCATGGGGACCACTGCTTAAATGCCAAGCTGTCTGCTTCAGAATTGGGAGCTGAAGGTATCGGGGCGGTGCAGGAAATGGAGCTGACCTCAGGGAGGTGGTACTGA